Proteins encoded by one window of Cylindrospermum stagnale PCC 7417:
- a CDS encoding YbaB/EbfC family nucleoid-associated protein: MTGKGQGFGFGLGKMKELAEAFKKAQQVQEGAKRLQEELEQMEIQGESGGGLVKVIVSGNQEPKRVEISPDALGEGAEVLSDLVTVAMKDAYIKSTATMRERMEELTSGLELPGF, translated from the coding sequence ATGACAGGAAAAGGACAGGGTTTTGGCTTTGGCTTGGGAAAAATGAAAGAACTGGCCGAAGCTTTTAAAAAAGCACAGCAAGTTCAAGAAGGTGCAAAGCGACTCCAAGAAGAATTGGAGCAGATGGAGATTCAAGGAGAGTCTGGCGGTGGTCTGGTCAAGGTGATTGTCAGTGGCAATCAAGAACCCAAGCGAGTGGAAATTTCTCCAGATGCTCTAGGAGAAGGTGCAGAAGTACTTTCCGATCTGGTGACAGTGGCAATGAAAGACGCCTACATCAAGTCCACTGCCACAATGCGGGAACGGATGGAAGAATTAACCAGTGGATTGGAGCTTCCTGGATTTTAG
- a CDS encoding low molecular weight protein-tyrosine-phosphatase → MPYKLLFVCLGNICRSPSAENIMNHLIEQAGVSNGCADAKGVRILCDSAGTSSYHIGSSPDRRMSAAAATKLGFKLRGQARQFQKSDFQEFDLILAMDRDNYEDILSVDHSRQYHYKVHLMCDFCSKHTLKEVPDPYYGGTEGFNQVIDLLVDACEGLLKYVTSQQQQPSE, encoded by the coding sequence ATGCCTTACAAGCTGCTGTTTGTCTGCTTGGGTAACATCTGCCGATCGCCATCGGCAGAAAATATTATGAATCATCTGATTGAGCAAGCTGGCGTGAGCAATGGCTGCGCCGACGCCAAAGGCGTACGCATTCTCTGTGACTCTGCTGGTACATCTAGCTATCACATTGGTAGCTCACCTGACCGCCGCATGAGTGCTGCGGCGGCTACGAAGCTGGGATTTAAACTGCGTGGTCAAGCTCGCCAGTTTCAAAAGTCAGACTTTCAAGAGTTTGATTTGATTTTGGCGATGGATCGAGACAATTATGAGGATATTCTCTCTGTTGACCACTCTCGGCAATATCACTATAAAGTCCATTTGATGTGTGATTTTTGCTCAAAACACACCCTCAAGGAAGTTCCAGACCCCTATTATGGCGGTACAGAGGGGTTTAATCAGGTGATTGATCTACTCGTTGATGCTTGTGAAGGTCTGCTGAAATATGTTACTAGCCAGCAACAGCAACCAAGTGAGTGA
- a CDS encoding response regulator transcription factor, with product MPLTILVVDDDLGTRLSISDYLELSGYSVITADDGQEALAMVEEYHPDLIVTDIVMPRMNGYELVRRVRQQPAFRLLPVILLTARTKTQERILGYQSGCDLYLPKPFELEELAAAIRNLLARSQIIQSEYRFSHKDNLGTSISTKAVDAHNPPFTQIHESQMLSSLTSREQEVLELLTHGLSNAEMGHQLHLSPRTVEKYVSSLLRKTSTNNRAELVRFAMKHGLVE from the coding sequence ATGCCCTTGACGATCCTTGTAGTGGATGACGACCTGGGCACTCGTCTGTCTATTAGCGATTATCTTGAACTGTCTGGCTACTCGGTGATCACGGCTGATGACGGTCAAGAGGCTTTGGCAATGGTCGAGGAGTACCATCCTGATTTGATTGTCACTGATATTGTCATGCCACGGATGAACGGCTATGAATTAGTGCGCCGGGTGCGTCAACAACCAGCGTTTCGTTTATTGCCTGTAATTTTGTTAACAGCACGCACAAAGACCCAGGAAAGAATTCTCGGCTACCAATCAGGATGCGATTTATACTTGCCCAAGCCTTTTGAACTAGAAGAGTTAGCCGCAGCGATTCGCAATCTTCTAGCGCGATCGCAAATCATTCAATCAGAGTACCGCTTTTCTCATAAAGATAATTTGGGCACTTCCATCTCAACAAAAGCAGTGGATGCCCATAATCCTCCGTTCACTCAGATTCACGAATCCCAGATGCTGTCCTCACTGACTTCCAGAGAACAGGAAGTCCTAGAGCTATTGACTCATGGTCTATCTAATGCCGAAATGGGTCATCAGCTACACCTAAGTCCACGAACAGTGGAAAAGTACGTGAGCAGTTTATTGAGAAAAACCTCAACTAACAACCGAGCGGAACTGGTACGTTTTGCGATGAAGCATGGTCTGGTCGAATAA
- a CDS encoding DUF4079 domain-containing protein: MSLELSPSVKFVLTFFHPLMMWVLLAVSIYAAYLGLQIQRTRNAQGEEKKELIKGRYSLKHHQIGSILLALMVAGAIGGMAVTYINNGKLFVSSHLLAGLGMTCIIAFSAALSPYMQKGANWARVTHILLNFGLLGLFVWQAVSGVEIVQRILSKA, from the coding sequence ATGAGTCTAGAACTTTCCCCATCGGTGAAATTTGTGCTTACCTTTTTTCACCCGCTGATGATGTGGGTGCTATTAGCAGTCTCAATTTACGCTGCGTACCTGGGGCTGCAAATACAGCGTACCAGAAATGCTCAAGGCGAAGAAAAGAAAGAACTGATTAAAGGTAGATATAGCCTCAAACACCACCAAATCGGGTCGATACTTTTAGCTTTGATGGTTGCAGGTGCCATTGGAGGGATGGCTGTCACCTACATCAATAATGGTAAATTGTTTGTCTCGTCTCACCTGCTAGCAGGACTTGGGATGACTTGTATAATTGCTTTTTCTGCTGCCTTATCTCCTTATATGCAAAAAGGGGCAAATTGGGCACGGGTGACGCACATTCTGCTTAATTTTGGGCTTCTGGGGCTTTTCGTGTGGCAGGCCGTCTCTGGGGTGGAAATTGTCCAAAGAATTCTCAGTAAAGCATAG
- the murB gene encoding UDP-N-acetylmuramate dehydrogenase: MTTSQAAGNLCTVSALTTKKQETANSVDSEIIYLPSTDCVIKSQASLSAFTSYRVGGAAEWYVAPRNLEALQASLQYAKEQALKVTILGAGSNLLVSDRGIPGLVIATRHFRSNYFDPQTGQLTVAAGESIPSLAWEAADRGWEGLEWAVGIPGTVGGAVVMNAGAHNSCIADMLVSAQVLSAESTLETLTPDQLGYQYRSSLLQGGSRIVTQATLQLQPGADPVKVLAATKQHKQHRLSTQPYNFPSCGSVFRNPTPYTAGWLIEQTGLKGYQIGGAQVAQLHANFIVNRGGAKASDIFCLIRHIQYQVQERWSIWLEPEVKMIGEFQAANC, translated from the coding sequence ATGACAACCTCCCAGGCAGCTGGAAACCTTTGCACAGTTTCTGCTTTGACTACAAAGAAACAGGAAACAGCTAATTCTGTCGATAGTGAAATAATTTACTTACCCAGTACGGATTGTGTGATTAAGTCCCAGGCTTCCTTGTCAGCGTTTACTTCCTATAGGGTCGGCGGAGCAGCTGAATGGTACGTTGCCCCCCGAAACTTAGAAGCGCTACAAGCAAGTCTTCAGTATGCAAAAGAACAGGCTTTAAAAGTAACAATACTAGGGGCGGGTTCTAACTTATTGGTAAGCGATCGGGGTATACCCGGCTTAGTCATCGCTACTCGTCATTTCCGCTCTAACTACTTCGACCCCCAAACAGGTCAATTAACCGTCGCTGCGGGAGAATCTATTCCCAGCTTGGCATGGGAAGCAGCAGATAGGGGGTGGGAAGGATTGGAGTGGGCTGTTGGTATCCCTGGAACCGTCGGTGGGGCTGTGGTGATGAATGCAGGGGCACATAATAGCTGTATTGCAGATATGTTAGTCAGCGCCCAAGTGCTTTCAGCCGAAAGTACACTGGAAACTCTCACCCCTGACCAGTTAGGTTACCAATACCGGAGTTCATTACTGCAAGGTGGCAGTCGCATAGTTACTCAAGCTACCTTACAACTTCAACCAGGTGCTGATCCAGTAAAAGTTTTAGCGGCAACCAAACAGCACAAGCAGCATCGGCTGTCCACCCAACCCTATAACTTCCCCAGCTGCGGCAGTGTATTCCGTAATCCCACACCTTACACCGCTGGCTGGTTAATTGAACAAACTGGTCTAAAAGGCTACCAAATTGGTGGAGCACAAGTAGCACAACTGCATGCCAATTTTATCGTTAATCGTGGTGGGGCTAAGGCTAGTGATATTTTTTGCCTCATTCGTCATATCCAATACCAAGTACAAGAACGTTGGTCAATTTGGTTAGAGCCAGAAGTGAAAATGATCGGCGAGTTTCAAGCTGCAAATTGTTGA
- the smpB gene encoding SsrA-binding protein SmpB, with protein sequence MSDQNDGYKVISDNRQARYLYEILETYEAGIQLTGTEVKSIREGKVNLQDGYALIRDGQAWLINMHISPYNASGQYFNHEPRRTRKLLLHRQEIRKLIGKVEQQGLTLVPLKMYLKRGWVKVSIALGKGKKLHDKREDLKRRQDQRDIQRAMKNY encoded by the coding sequence ATGAGCGATCAGAACGACGGTTACAAAGTTATTAGCGACAATCGACAAGCTCGTTATCTGTACGAAATCCTCGAGACCTACGAAGCTGGAATTCAGTTGACAGGAACCGAGGTGAAGTCGATCCGCGAGGGTAAAGTCAATCTCCAAGATGGCTATGCCTTAATTCGCGATGGCCAAGCATGGTTAATCAATATGCATATCTCGCCTTACAACGCCAGTGGACAATATTTTAATCATGAACCGCGCCGCACGCGCAAGCTGCTGCTACATCGCCAGGAGATCCGCAAGCTAATTGGTAAGGTGGAACAGCAAGGTTTAACATTAGTCCCTTTGAAAATGTATCTCAAACGAGGCTGGGTGAAAGTGAGTATCGCCCTTGGTAAAGGTAAAAAGCTCCACGACAAACGCGAAGACCTGAAACGACGCCAAGATCAGCGCGATATTCAACGGGCAATGAAAAATTATTAA